The window AGGACAAAGAGTGGGTCGCTTACCTGGAAGATCGCATTCCCGTAAAACGTGCTGGACAGCCGCATGACCTGGACGGCGCCGTCGTCTTTCTCGCCTCCGAGGCTAGCAGGTACATCACCGGGCAGACGCTGTTGGTAGACGGCGGCATCTCCACCGGGGCAATGCGCGCTACGGTGGTGAAGCCTCCTAAAACTTGAGACGAGCGATTAGCGTGCTGCGTACTTTTGGACAAGGCCAGTTCTCGAATTCGTTACCTCGAAGCTTCCATCCTCGGCACCTGTCAGTTCAAGATAATGACCAGCGTCCACACCTTGTGGATTAGCGATGTACTTGTCCAACGTGTTGTTCTGGACTCCACCCTCCTCGGAGAAATGAAGCTGCCACAGGGTTTCAAGTCCGGGAGCTTTGGCGATCGTCTGAAGAGTCGGAGTCGAACCGCCCTTCTTCGCGCCATTGTCCATAATCGCTACGCGTGCATGAATCGCATCGACCAATGCAGGACTCGAGCTCTGCAACCACCCGTGATGCGAGACGATATAAACGTCCACGTGGCCAAGTTTGTTGGTCGGACACATCAACTGCATCTCCTTGTCCCACGTAAGGTCTCCAAGATCGAGGAGCTTCAGTTTGCCAAAGGTGATTTCGATGCCAAGAGAATGTGAGTTTTCCGTCTGATCATCCGGGCGCTTCTCGGAGGTCGCACAGTACTCGTTCGGCTGCCCCGCACCAGGCAAAGGACTCGGTATCAAATTGCCATCCGAGCTAACCACTATCGCCTTCATCCCCTGTATCGGCAACACATCGCCCACATGAGCGAGAATTCGTTGTGACTTCCCTGCTGCCAGAACTTTTTGATATTCCGAGTAATCTTTTTCGGTGATTCCATGGTCCAACTCGCGATTCGGGCCGTGGTCGATGAACGTACCGACAGGAATACGCGAAACAAGCTGCGGAACTCCTCCCGCGTGATCCTCATGGTAGTGAGTGAGCAGGACATAATCGATCTTGGTAAGCCCAGCCTTCTTCGCCAAACTCACAATACGATCCGCATCGCGATAATCGTTGTCTGGCCAACCCGTATCAATAAGCAGCGATTGGCCCGCCGGAGTAACGAAAAGTGTTGACTGCCCACCCTCAACATCAACGAAGTAGACCTTGAGCCGACCATCCCTCGCAGGACTAGCAGCATGCGCCATCGAGGCAGCCATTAGAGTCAAGCCGATCACGGCAAAAAGCGCCGGAGCAATGCATCGCGAGAAGGACTTAACTGACGCCATCTTAATCTCCTGATTCTTACTCGTCGATCGACCATCGTTTTCTCGAATTTGGCGGTCCGTGATACCACTCTCATGGATGGCGAAGCTACCATCGTCGCAAATTTCTGGCCCGCAAATTTCTAGCCAATAGACGGTCTGTATCCCAACACTCACCAATACTATTCCGAAATCTCAGCTCGACTCTGCAAGAAGAAAACAACCTATGTTTTAGCGAAGTCGATGAAAGCATGTTCAGGATTGGTATGAACAAGGGTGACATTAACCCTGTCCCCTACATCCAACCCTGCCGCTCCACGCACCAACATTCCTTCGACCGGAGGGTCCAGCACCCGGACGAATGTGCCCTTGTTAGTCACGCCAGTAATAACTCCTCGGAACTGCTTCCCGATGCTGCCGGAGAGAGCAATCGCCGCGACACGCTTGACCATGGAACGCTCAACCTTGCGTGCATCCTTATCGCGCTCATTGCATTGTTCAGCAATAGCTGAGAGTTCGTCATCCGTATAAGGCGGCGTTTCATTGGAGAGCATCGCCTTAACCACCCGTTGGGTAACCAGATCTGCGAAGCGGCGATTAGGCGCCGTCGAATGCGCGTAGTCCGACGCTGCAAGCGCAAAATGCCCGAGCGGATATGGGTCATCCCCACGAGCAAGAACATACTCCCCCGCACCAATAAGCTTGATGATGGCAAGCGCAAGGTCCGCATAGTGGTCAGGGTCCGACGCGCGCTGCGTCGTAAGAAAGCTGTTGAGCGCGCCTGAGTCTGGAGTTGGCGGGAGTTGCCCATTGTGCAAAGCAGCAAGGTCAACGATGCGCTGCCACCGCTCCGGCGATCGAACGATCCTGCGAAGGCCAGACCGACGCGCCTGATGCAGCTTGAACGCAACAGTCTCGTTGGACGCAATCATCAGATCTTCAATCAAAGCCATCGCACGATTGTGCGTGCTACTGGTAAGCGATTGAATTTTACCGTCGGCAACCACAGGAACAGCTTCCCCGCGCTGAAAGTCGAGCGCGCCATCACGATTTCTCTGCTCCCGCAACGCGCCAGTCGCTTCTTCCTGGAGGCGCAGTTGTTTCTGCAAAACCTCACTCGCAGCAACCTTCGCATCCGGCGCGGCATGCCCTTCAAGCCAAGGCCCAATCTTGTTGTAAGTCAGTTGAGCCGTGTTACGAACCATCGCGGAATAAATCGTCTGCTCCGCAAGCTTCCCGTCCGGCGTCACAACGAACTCCGTAACGATAGCCGCCCGGTCCTCATTCTCATTAAGCGAAGTAAGCCCCGTAGAAAGCTCATTCGGCAACATCGGAAAATTATGAACAGCCGTATAGATCGTCTGCGTCTGATCGCGCGCAAAATTATCGAGTGGAGAGCCTTGAGCAACAACCGACGCAACGTCAGCAATGGCCACCTTGATCCTGATACCGCCGTCCACCCGTTCAGCAACTTCGACCTGATCAAGATCACGCGAGGTGTCGTTATCGATGGACGACCACGGCAAACTGCGAAGATCCTGCTGAGTAGAAACAGGGGCGACGCGGCCGGCGAGAATCGCGGCAAGTTGTTCCTCGCTGCCTTCGGGCCGTTGAAGCTGAAAGTGCTCGCGAACTAACTCCGCAGAAGCTGCTGCTGCCAGATCAAAATGGTTTGTCGACATGCGAAGTAAGGCTAGCATGTTCGGCGGAACAACATGATTTGACGAGTTTGTATTGACGCCGCTGAAGCCAATGAAGTAGCCTTAAATAGCTCGTACAGAATGCATTAAAGTTGGTTACAAAAGGTCACCGTACACAAAGAATCAGCACTACTTCGACCTTCCCTTTGTATGCCAGACGAGCGATTCGGAACGTCAAAACCACAGAAAAGACTGGATAAACGTCCCTGATGGAAGTTCTCTACTATCGCGATCCGACCGGAAAACTCAACTTTGGCGATGACCTGAACGAGGTCATCTGGCGAGAACTCCTACCCCAACACCTCTTCAAGGATGACGACGTCCGTCTGCTGGGAATCGGCAGCATCTTCAACGCAGACTTCGTGCCATTGTCCCGCACACGCGGCAAGCGAATGTTCGTCCTCGGGTCCGGCGCCGGATACTTCGCACTCCCTCCAGGATTGGAGAA is drawn from Edaphobacter lichenicola and contains these coding sequences:
- a CDS encoding ComEC/Rec2 family competence protein, with the translated sequence MASVKSFSRCIAPALFAVIGLTLMAASMAHAASPARDGRLKVYFVDVEGGQSTLFVTPAGQSLLIDTGWPDNDYRDADRIVSLAKKAGLTKIDYVLLTHYHEDHAGGVPQLVSRIPVGTFIDHGPNRELDHGITEKDYSEYQKVLAAGKSQRILAHVGDVLPIQGMKAIVVSSDGNLIPSPLPGAGQPNEYCATSEKRPDDQTENSHSLGIEITFGKLKLLDLGDLTWDKEMQLMCPTNKLGHVDVYIVSHHGWLQSSSPALVDAIHARVAIMDNGAKKGGSTPTLQTIAKAPGLETLWQLHFSEEGGVQNNTLDKYIANPQGVDAGHYLELTGAEDGSFEVTNSRTGLVQKYAAR
- a CDS encoding RNB domain-containing ribonuclease: MSTNHFDLAAAASAELVREHFQLQRPEGSEEQLAAILAGRVAPVSTQQDLRSLPWSSIDNDTSRDLDQVEVAERVDGGIRIKVAIADVASVVAQGSPLDNFARDQTQTIYTAVHNFPMLPNELSTGLTSLNENEDRAAIVTEFVVTPDGKLAEQTIYSAMVRNTAQLTYNKIGPWLEGHAAPDAKVAASEVLQKQLRLQEEATGALREQRNRDGALDFQRGEAVPVVADGKIQSLTSSTHNRAMALIEDLMIASNETVAFKLHQARRSGLRRIVRSPERWQRIVDLAALHNGQLPPTPDSGALNSFLTTQRASDPDHYADLALAIIKLIGAGEYVLARGDDPYPLGHFALAASDYAHSTAPNRRFADLVTQRVVKAMLSNETPPYTDDELSAIAEQCNERDKDARKVERSMVKRVAAIALSGSIGKQFRGVITGVTNKGTFVRVLDPPVEGMLVRGAAGLDVGDRVNVTLVHTNPEHAFIDFAKT